The nucleotide sequence CGCTTTATATGAAGTACCTGTCATCGAGATCGAAAAAGTACGAATAAAAGAGGATCATCAATTGATTACAGGAAAACTGATGAACACGGATCAAAAAGGAGAATCGATTTATTTATCGGTTCCTTATCAAAAAAATCAAATAGAAACAGCAAATATAAAAGCGAGACAAATGTATCTAGTCCAAATGCATGGAGATGAATGGCAGCTAGTAGCAAAAAAAATGATGGCTGGCTTTTCTTCTTCACAAGTATCTTCATTGGCGCTATGTTGCTTATTGGCGGAAAACAGGGTCTATTTGCTTTAGGAAGTCTCATCATCAATATCGTTTTACTTTTACTTTTGTTGCTCATCTTTACTAAAACAGAAGGGATTTCTCTATTAAATATATCTATCCTGTTCGTCGTTATAGGGATGATTATTAGCATATTGGCTTTAGATGGATGGAATAGAAGCAGTATAATCAAAATTTCAGCTGCAGTTACGAGTGTTTTTTTAGCATTTTTTATTTGTCTTTTGACAATGAATCATTGGAAAGACCAAGGACTGCGCTATGAGGAACTGAATTATCTGACACGACCGTATCGTTCTGTTTTTCTTTCTAGCGTACTGATTGGAACAGCTGGAGGAACACTCGATACCGTTATCACAGTCATTGCGACATTAGAAGAATTGACTAAGCGACAACCAGAAATAACAGCGAAACAGTTATGGCTTTCAGGAAGGCAAGTGGGTCGAGATGTGATTGGCTCGATGACCAATATCCTTTTGTTCGTCTATATCAGTGGGTCAGTTCCATCGCTTCTTTTATATTTAGGAAATCAATGGTCGTTCAAAGAAACGATAGAACAGCATTTATCATTGGAATTTTTACGCGTCATTGCTGGCAGCTTAGGAATAGTATTATCGATCCCTATCTCGGTCCTCTTTTTTCTGACTGTAAGGAGGCTGAAACGATGAATGTACTTATTATACTTGTTGGGATTTTAGCAATCAGCGTGCTACTTATTGGCGGTACGCAAGGTATGTATATTCTTTTAGGCTTATTCATCAATTTAGGGATCTTTTTCCTGTTGTTATTCGGTTATCATCAGAAGTGGCCGATACTGGCATTGTCGGTCATAGGATTTTTATTGATTGCTGTGGTTATCTTATTTTTTATCAACGGTTATAATCTAAAAATGCGTGCAGCTTTTGTGAGTATACTGATCTTTTTATTTTGTTTCCTACTATTGCTTCCTATCACTGATTTTTTAGCGATCCAAGGTTTTACATCGTAGAACTAGAAGAATTATCTGGCTTAGATAAGACTTTAGCGATTGATTTTAGATTACTTACGAGATCGTTGCTTCTGATTAGTCTTAGTGGTGCTGTTTTAGATGCTAGTGTAGCAATTTCTAGTGGGACATTCGAAGTATATCAGGCAAATCCGCAATTATCTTTTTACCAATTGCGCCATTCTAGTTTCGCTATTGCTAAAAAAATATTGGCGTCAACAGTAATGACACTTCTTTTTGCATTCATGGGAAGTTCTTTAGCGTTGATCCTCTGGTTTATTGATTTAGACATTCCTTTTCAGCAAGTGATCAATGAAAAATCATTTGTTCTAGAATATACGATGGCTATTCTTACCACATTGTCTGCACTACTTGTTCTTCCTTTAACCTGCGTGACTACAGCATATCTCTTTACAAAAAAGAAAGAACAACTCAAGATGGAGTAAAAGTTACAACTTAAGTCCTATGACATTTTTACTGAATCAGTGCATAATATGGATGTAAGGAAAAGCTTGCAAACAATTTTGCTTAAGGAGGCAATTTCCATGAAAGAAAGAGAACGTATTTTAGATTTAGTGAAAAAAGGAATCCTTTCGACTGAAGAAGGCTTAGATTTATTAGAAAGCATGGCAACTGAAAAAGACGAAAAGCAAATAAAAAAAGAAGCAGACAAGGTAACTGCTAGTCATAAAGAAAAAGATCAGGCAAGTCAATTGATCGATAAACTTGAAAACGGCGAAGAAGAAATTTCTGAGCCAGTTGATCCAAAGGAAAGAGAAAGACAAGATCAAGAAAACTTAGAAAAGATCTTAGATGAACTAGCAACTGAAGCGAATAAAACTTCGGCGCGTCTAGATGAAGTAAATGCTCAATTCGCTGACAATAAGGCAGCACGCAATGAGAAACAGGAAGCATTGATGCAGCTGAATACAAAAGAAGAATTAGGCGAGTTGACAGAAGAAGAATTAGCACAGCGTCAGACGTTAGAAGCAGAAATCAAAGAATTAGAAGCTAGTGGCGATACACTGTTAGAAGAACAATTGAAATTAGAAGCAGAATTAAAAGATATCCGTAAGAATCAATGGTCTGAGAAAAAAGAAACGTTTACTGATAAGTTTGAATTGCCAGATGATTGGAAAGATCAAGCAACAGATACACTGAATCAAGTAGGCGAAAAAATGTCAGAAGCTGGATCACAGTTAGGCAAATTCTTGAAGAAAACATTCCAAACTGTTTCAGAAACAGTGAATGACAACATGGAATGGAAAGATGTCAGCTTACGTGTCCCTGGGATTGCGACAACGAAATTTGAGCATGAATTTTACTATGAAGCTCCTGCAGCAAGTATCCTTGATATCAAGGCAGCAAACGGAAACGTGACGTTAAAAACGTGGGACAGCAACGATGTGAAAGTTGAAGCTAAGATCAAACTTTACGGAAAAATGGGTGCTGAACCATTTGAAGCATTCTCTGAACGGAGCCAGATTGAGGTTAATGAAGATCATATCTCCTTCCAAATTCCAAATAAACGTGTGCGTGCAGACCTTGTTTTCTACTTACCTAAACGAGTATACGACCACGCAGCTATTAAACTTCTAAATGGCAACATCATGATTGAAACATTGGAAGCTAAAGATATTTATACAAAATCTACGAATGGTAACATCATCGTGGACCAATTAACTGCAACGATGCTGGAAGTAGAAGGTGTAAACGGCAATATCGATATTCGAAACGGGAACATCTTAGATTCTATTATCGAAACAGTAAATGGTACAGTGACATTTGGTGCGACAGCAGAAAACCTTTCTGTGTCTTTGGTAAATGGTGATGTACGTCTTACGATTAAAGAAGATAATTTGAAAAAAGTAGAAGCAAGTTCAGTGAACGGAAATGTCAAAGTCGCTTTACCAGATGGCATCGGTTTGGAAGGACATGCTAAAACAAGTCTTGGAAGTATCAACAGCCGTCTGTCCAATTACGAAGTAGTTCGTGAGAAAAAAGAACGGACAAACCAAATGTTGCAATTCCGTCGTGTTTCAGATGGTGAAATCACGCAAGTGCAACTTTCAACGACAACAGGAAGTATCTATTTAAAAGATACAGATAAATAAAGAGGTTGTGAAAGAGATGTTCAGCCTTGAGCAATAAGAAGCGATTTTGTAAAATAGCTTCCCCTATTTTACAAAATTGTGCCTTATTGCCGATAGGCTATCTCTTGAACACCGTTTACCAAGAGATTATGAACCTGCCAATTATCGCCGAGTCACAAGGAATAATTTCAGAAAAAGCTCGTCACGTTTTATGAATATGGTAATTTGTGACCGAGAATTTTGCAGAAAGACACCGATTAAGAAGAAGGTTGTCACAACGATTTTCTTCATTTAAAATAGTAGAACAGAGGTGAGACATGATGAAAAAAAAGTTGACAAAATCCAATAAAAATGTTGTTTTGACAGGGACTTTAGCAGGAATAGGAGAATACATCGGGATTGATCCGACTGTTATCCGTGTGCTTTATGTATTCCTGAGCTTAGTTGCTTTTGGAAGTCCAATCATTTTATACATTTTATTAGCTTTGATTATCCCATCTGCGCGTTCTGCACGAACAAACTATGGACATAACAATGCATATTATGAAAAAAACAATTATCGTGAACAAACTCGTGAACAAACAAAAAAACGCAAAGAAGCGGAAAAAATCGATGATGACGAATGGAGTGACTTTTAATGTCGTACTTTCAACGTATTTTAGTTAATACGTTAACATTCATATCATTGGCTGTTCTTTTTCCTGCGATGGTCCATGTGAGCAGTATTTGGACGGCCGTTCTTGCCAGCTTCGTATTGTCTGTGTTGAATATGTTTGTCAAACCGATTTTGACGATACTGTCCCTGCCCTTTACATTAGTCACATTGGGATTGTTTACGTTTGTTATCAATGCAGCGATTCTTAAAATGACCTCCTTTTTTGTGGGAGCAGAACATTTTAGTTTTTCTTCATTCGGTGCAGCGTTGTTAGTAGCTATCTTGATGTCGCTTGTCAATGTAATTGTCAGCGAACATAACAGTAGAAAATAAAAGAAAGCTGTGCCGAACTATCGGCGCAGTTTTTTTATTTAGAATCAGGAATGCGTTTTCTATTACATTGGTAATTAAATAAAAACGTTTTTTTTAATTGGTAGTACTTTTGGCTAGACAATGATAAAATGATAGAGAACACTCTAATAGAAATGAGGTAGCATGAATGTCAGAAGTTGTAAAAGTTAGCCAATTAGTGAAAAAATTATCTTTGGAAATCGTGACAGGCGACGAGAAAAGCTTAGACCGTGTCATCGTAACTGGGGACATCTCACGCCCAGGACTAGAGTTGACTGGTTATTTTAATTATTATTCCCATAATCGTTTACAGCTATTTGGCAGTAAAGAAATCAGTTTTGCGGAACGGATGATCCCAGAAGAGCGTTTGATCATCATGAGAAGATTATGTAGTGAAGATATGCCCGCATTTATTATTTCAAGAGGATTACCGGCTCCAGAAGAAATGATCCAGGCAGCAAATGAAAATGGGATAGCTGTACTGCGTTCTCCCATCTCAACTTCTCGTTTATTAGGAGAATTATCCAGTTATTTAGATGGTCGCCTTGCCCCTCGAACAAGTGTCCACGGTGTTTTAGTGGATGTTTACGGATTAGGTGTACTGATTCAAGGTGACAGTGGGATAGGAAAAAGTGAAACAGCGTTGGAGTTGATCAAACGCGGTCATCGATTGATCGCAGACGATCGAGTAGATGTTTATCAGCAAGATGAATTAACGGTGATCGGAGAACCGCCTAAAATCCTGGAACATCTAATTGAAATCCGAGGAATCGGGATCATTGATGTAATGAATCTTTTTGGTGCGAGTGCGGTACGTGGCTCTATGCAAGTCCAGTTGGCTGTTTATCTGGAAGCATGGGCAAAAGATAAGAAATACGACCGTCTGGGCTCTGAAGACACGACCGTTGAAATCGCGGAAGTGGGCATTCCACAAATAAAAATCCCTGTCAAAACAGGACGAAACGTTGCAATCATCATTGAAGTAGCCGCGATGAATTTCCGTGCACGTACAATGGGCTTTGACGCAACGAAAACATTTGAAGAAAGATTAAGTCGCTTGATTGAAGAAAACTCAGGCAACGACTAGCAAGGAGTGACAATATGTTAGCACAAATCAATCGAGTTGCTTTTGAGCTTGTAGGGATTCCTATCTACTGGTATGCATTGATCATCGTATCAGGTATCATTATCGCCATGTGGCTTAGCAGCAGAGAGGCTGTTCGGGTAGGATTAAAAGCAGATGATGTGACAGATTTTATGTTGTGGGGATTGCCTATCTCCATTATTGGCGCTCGCTTATATTATGTTTTATTTGATCTTCCCCAGTATATAGCTGATCCAATCCAAATATTCAATATCCGTTCAGGAGGCTTAGCTATTTATGGCGGACTGATTGCAGGCGCGATCACGCTGTATTTTTTTACTAAATATCATTTTATTTCTTTGTGGACTTTTTTAGATATCGCTGCACCAAGTGTATTATTAGCACAGGCAATCGGTCGTTGGGGAAATTTCATGAACCACGAAGCATATGGACCAGACACGACGCGAAGCTTCTTAGAAAGTCTGCATTTACCGCAATTCATCATTGATAATATGTATATCGAAGGGATCTATCGTCAACCAACATTTCTTTATGAATCACTTTGGAGTTTGATTGGATTTATTTTGCTTTTGTTTTTACGAAAGAAACCACACCTTTTGAAAAAAGGCGAAGTCCTTGTATGTTATCTAATGTGGTATAGTTTCGGGCGTTTCTTTATTGAAGGATTACGTACAGACAGTCTTTACTTTTTAGGTGTGATCCGTATTTCTCAATTATTATCTGCTGTGTTATTTGTCGGTACATTGATTCTATTTATTTGGCGCAGAAAAAAAGGAAATTTACCGGATTATGACCGCTCATTAGGAAAAAATCAACAAATTATCTGATTTTTAGAGCGTTAAAAATGAAAAAAATTTCAGGAGTGGTAAAATGAATTATAGAGTAGCGGTTTTAGGACCAGGCTCTTGGGGTACTGCTTTGGCACAAGTCCTCGCCGAAAACGGACATGACGTTCGGATTTGGGGACATCGTGCTTCACAAGTAGAAGAAATCAACACCCAACACACGAATCAACGTTATTTACCAGATCATTATCTACCCGATTCCATCCAAGCATTCACCAATATGGAAGATGCAGTAAAAGACGCAGATGCGGTGCTATTCGTCATTCCAACGAAAGCAATACGTTCTGTTGCAAAAGAACTAGTGCCTAAATTGAATACAAAGCCAGTGATCATCCATGCAAGTAAAGGATTAGAACAGGGAACACATAAAAGGATCTCTGACATCTTGTTAGAGGAAATCCCAGCAGAAAAAAGAAAAGCTGTTGTTGTTCTTTCTGGACCAAGCCATGCAGAAGAAGTAGCGAAACATGACATCACTACGATCACAGCTGCAAGTACAGATGCAAAAGCAGCAAAATATGTACAAGAGCTGTTCATGAATAATTATTTTCGGATCTATACCAATCCTGATGTGATCGGTGTAGAGATGGGGGCAGCTTTGAAAAATATTATTGCTATTGGTGCTGGCGCTATTCACGGCTTAGGGTTTGGCGATAATGCAAAGGCAGCAATCATGACGCGCGGATTAGCTGAGATCAGCCGTTTAGGTGTAGCAATGGGTGCCAACCCGCTGACCTTTATCGGATTAAGCGGAGTAGGCGATCTAGTCGTTACTTGCACAAGTGTTCATTCTAGGAACTGGCGCGCAGGCAACTTGTTAGGACAAGGGCAGCCCCTAGAAGAGGTGCTAGCCAATATGGGAATGGTCGTTGAAGGTGTGAATACTACCCAAGCAGCGATGGAACTAGCCCAAATAATGGAAATCGAAATGCCCATCACTCAAACAATCTATGAAGTGCTGTATGAACAAAAAGAAATCAAAACAGCCGCAAAAGAAATCATGTTACGTGATGGGAAAAAAGAAAATGAATTCTCATTAACAATTTTTTGAAGGAGCGAATGTATATGAAAGTCAAAAAAGCAGTTATTCCAGCAGCAGGATTAGGAACAAGATTTTTACCAGCAACAAAAGCTATGGCAAAGGAAATGTTGCCAATTGTTGATAAACCAACAATCCAGTTCATCGTTGAAGAAGCGTTGAAATCAGGAATCGAAGACATCTTGATCGTTACAGGAAAAGCTAAACGACCAATCGAAGATCACTTTGATTCAAATATTGAATTAGAAACAAACCTAAGTGAAAAAGGAAAGACCGAATTATTGAAATTAGTAGAAGAAACGACAGATGTCAACTTGCATTTCATCCGTCAATCTCATCCAAAGGGTTTAGGACATGCCGTTCTTCAAGCAAGAGCCTTTATTGGAAATGAACCGTTTGTCGTTATGCTAGGCGATGATATCATGGAAGATGAAGTACCATTGACACAGCAATTAATCGATGATTACGAACGTACTCATGCTTCTACGATCGCCGTTATGCAAGTTCCTCATGATGAAACTTCAAAATACGGAATTATCAATCCAGGAGAAGTATTGGAAGATGGGTTATACAATGTCAAAAACTTTGTTGAAAAACCAGATCCAAGCAAAGCACCAAGTGATTTAGCTATTATTGGACGTTACTTATTGACTCCAGAAATTTTTGATGTATTGTCCGAGCAACAACCAGGAGCCGGAAATGAAATCCAACTAACTGACGCAATCGATACATTGAATAAAACACAACGCGTATTTGCCCGTAAATTCACAGGTAAACGTTACGATGTCGGTGACAAATTTGGTTTTATGAAAACAAGTATTGAATATGGTCTAACACATCCAGAAGTAGGTGCACCTTTACGTGAGTATATCCTGTCTTTAGGTAAAACATTAGAAGCAGAAGG is from Enterococcus faecium and encodes:
- a CDS encoding YibE/F family protein, producing MLLIGGKQGLFALGSLIINIVLLLLLLLIFTKTEGISLLNISILFVVIGMIISILALDGWNRSSIIKISAAVTSVFLAFFICLLTMNHWKDQGLRYEELNYLTRPYRSVFLSSVLIGTAGGTLDTVITVIATLEELTKRQPEITAKQLWLSGRQVGRDVIGSMTNILLFVYISGSVPSLLLYLGNQWSFKETIEQHLSLEFLRVIAGSLGIVLSIPISVLFFLTVRRLKR
- the liaX gene encoding daptomycin-sensing surface protein LiaX; the encoded protein is MKERERILDLVKKGILSTEEGLDLLESMATEKDEKQIKKEADKVTASHKEKDQASQLIDKLENGEEEISEPVDPKERERQDQENLEKILDELATEANKTSARLDEVNAQFADNKAARNEKQEALMQLNTKEELGELTEEELAQRQTLEAEIKELEASGDTLLEEQLKLEAELKDIRKNQWSEKKETFTDKFELPDDWKDQATDTLNQVGEKMSEAGSQLGKFLKKTFQTVSETVNDNMEWKDVSLRVPGIATTKFEHEFYYEAPAASILDIKAANGNVTLKTWDSNDVKVEAKIKLYGKMGAEPFEAFSERSQIEVNEDHISFQIPNKRVRADLVFYLPKRVYDHAAIKLLNGNIMIETLEAKDIYTKSTNGNIIVDQLTATMLEVEGVNGNIDIRNGNILDSIIETVNGTVTFGATAENLSVSLVNGDVRLTIKEDNLKKVEASSVNGNVKVALPDGIGLEGHAKTSLGSINSRLSNYEVVREKKERTNQMLQFRRVSDGEITQVQLSTTTGSIYLKDTDK
- a CDS encoding PspC domain-containing protein, whose amino-acid sequence is MMKKKLTKSNKNVVLTGTLAGIGEYIGIDPTVIRVLYVFLSLVAFGSPIILYILLALIIPSARSARTNYGHNNAYYEKNNYREQTREQTKKRKEAEKIDDDEWSDF
- a CDS encoding phage holin family protein, which produces MSYFQRILVNTLTFISLAVLFPAMVHVSSIWTAVLASFVLSVLNMFVKPILTILSLPFTLVTLGLFTFVINAAILKMTSFFVGAEHFSFSSFGAALLVAILMSLVNVIVSEHNSRK
- the hprK gene encoding HPr(Ser) kinase/phosphatase produces the protein MSEVVKVSQLVKKLSLEIVTGDEKSLDRVIVTGDISRPGLELTGYFNYYSHNRLQLFGSKEISFAERMIPEERLIIMRRLCSEDMPAFIISRGLPAPEEMIQAANENGIAVLRSPISTSRLLGELSSYLDGRLAPRTSVHGVLVDVYGLGVLIQGDSGIGKSETALELIKRGHRLIADDRVDVYQQDELTVIGEPPKILEHLIEIRGIGIIDVMNLFGASAVRGSMQVQLAVYLEAWAKDKKYDRLGSEDTTVEIAEVGIPQIKIPVKTGRNVAIIIEVAAMNFRARTMGFDATKTFEERLSRLIEENSGND
- the lgt gene encoding prolipoprotein diacylglyceryl transferase — protein: MLAQINRVAFELVGIPIYWYALIIVSGIIIAMWLSSREAVRVGLKADDVTDFMLWGLPISIIGARLYYVLFDLPQYIADPIQIFNIRSGGLAIYGGLIAGAITLYFFTKYHFISLWTFLDIAAPSVLLAQAIGRWGNFMNHEAYGPDTTRSFLESLHLPQFIIDNMYIEGIYRQPTFLYESLWSLIGFILLLFLRKKPHLLKKGEVLVCYLMWYSFGRFFIEGLRTDSLYFLGVIRISQLLSAVLFVGTLILFIWRRKKGNLPDYDRSLGKNQQII
- a CDS encoding NAD(P)H-dependent glycerol-3-phosphate dehydrogenase yields the protein MNYRVAVLGPGSWGTALAQVLAENGHDVRIWGHRASQVEEINTQHTNQRYLPDHYLPDSIQAFTNMEDAVKDADAVLFVIPTKAIRSVAKELVPKLNTKPVIIHASKGLEQGTHKRISDILLEEIPAEKRKAVVVLSGPSHAEEVAKHDITTITAASTDAKAAKYVQELFMNNYFRIYTNPDVIGVEMGAALKNIIAIGAGAIHGLGFGDNAKAAIMTRGLAEISRLGVAMGANPLTFIGLSGVGDLVVTCTSVHSRNWRAGNLLGQGQPLEEVLANMGMVVEGVNTTQAAMELAQIMEIEMPITQTIYEVLYEQKEIKTAAKEIMLRDGKKENEFSLTIF
- the galU gene encoding UTP--glucose-1-phosphate uridylyltransferase GalU is translated as MKVKKAVIPAAGLGTRFLPATKAMAKEMLPIVDKPTIQFIVEEALKSGIEDILIVTGKAKRPIEDHFDSNIELETNLSEKGKTELLKLVEETTDVNLHFIRQSHPKGLGHAVLQARAFIGNEPFVVMLGDDIMEDEVPLTQQLIDDYERTHASTIAVMQVPHDETSKYGIINPGEVLEDGLYNVKNFVEKPDPSKAPSDLAIIGRYLLTPEIFDVLSEQQPGAGNEIQLTDAIDTLNKTQRVFARKFTGKRYDVGDKFGFMKTSIEYGLTHPEVGAPLREYILSLGKTLEAEGSKIDHNPKGITEIKEEKKK